The Hordeum vulgare subsp. vulgare chromosome 4H, MorexV3_pseudomolecules_assembly, whole genome shotgun sequence genomic interval gagcaaaccggaaacaaacatcaacacaaatattcatcacacgatgcacaacatgatgcacaacctactatgatgcatgatcagttcacaatgcaagggatggcatggcaattcacctcacgcaaacactacacattaagtgaagctcgatatgcaacgggttacatatcgacgaagctccacgcttgattatttagttcactcccaattatttacacggcaatactaaattgttgttaacatggcaaggggtgagcgatgatcctacatgacatcctagtcgggtaacacttGAAACATAGAtctgagctacggcacaagaaccatGCAACACAcggtatatgccatgaatgcgtcatgcatgcgagttcaaacatcacgggcaagaaaataaagaaacaggtgtcgccagggcgagcgagagggaaccatggcggaaaatcggaaacgatgcgacggcaacgttcctatcccgataactcgtcgagatatcgtgccaacaaatagggagcgcgtgcgggaacggtaaataaagatggggtgatcccggttaccgggttcccatgtgttgaGGCTCAACGAGAGGAACACGTGCAACGGCAACTTAAGGCGCAAAcacaatcatctcatacatcacatgaatacggttctcggccacgtctcatcggtataccttcgacgcgtgcatatcggagcgggatcggttcggtgaaggggaacaatggtcgtcgtggacgtcgtggaagtcgaggtcGTAGTGGAAGTcgtcgtggtacacggtctcgtcgacggtagtcgttcgctcggcgtcatggatcacggtcttcacatcggtagtcgatcacgtctccgtcgatgttcggggttcgtcgaggatgTTGTGGTTCCCGGCGAACTTGTCGACGAATCACGACAGGCGAGGAAGGTGCACACGGCCTTCGGCGACGTTCCAAAAGGCAACAGGGCAAGGCAACAACTTAGCGGCAGCAATAACAAGCATCATAGTGGCAGCAGCAAGTTGCGTCAGCAGCACGCTGCAACAGCCTCAGGCAACGGCAGCAGCAGgcggcaacaccaacaacaaacagCAGCCATCACCAACAGCAAACATCAACAGTAGCAAGCTTAGGCAGCAGCTTGCAACAACCTACAACAGCAGCAAGCAATGCAGGCAGGCAGCAAGCTACAACAGCAAAAAGTAACGGCAGCGGCCTAGCAACTAGCAGCAAGCAGCAAGCATCTACAAGGAAGCAGCAGCTAGCAGGCAGCAGCGGCAACACAAGCTGCACGCGGCGACAGCAGCTAACACGAGCAGCAAGCAATAGCTTCAGGCTTCAGCAACTGGCGGCGACGGCAGCAACAACTAGCAGCCTTGGCGACAGTAGCAGGCTTGCAACAAACAACAGCAGCAGTGCTTGGCAACAGCAACTATTGACACAGCCGGCGGCAAATACGGCAGCAACAGCAAACACAGCAATGGCAGGGGCGCATCGCCATCAGCAACACGGAGCAACCGGCAGCAGCAACCGGCTCAGGCGACATGGCGCTGGCAGAGGCAAGCGGAGGCCATGGCTGCCGTGGCGAGCGGGTCACCTCCGGCGGCCGGCCATGGGGAACGGCGGCAGGGCGAGCAGCCGTCGAGAGGAGGCGAGGGGCCCTGGCATGGAAGGCCTGCAGGCGGCGCGACGCGGAACAACGAGCACAGCGGGGTGGCGCGGGGATTCAAGGAGAACGGTCAGCGGGCTGGGCGACGACCTAGGTGTCACCAGCGCGACGGGAggccaaggcgtcggcgagcagCGCGCACGGCGGTGAGCACGCGGGTGAAGAGGCGGCGCGCGGGGGAACTCTCGgggaaggaggcggccatggcGCGGGGGCTGCCGCGCTGGGGCTGGTCGGCCTGGGGCAGCAGGAGACCGggggaggagctggcggcgggGCAGGAGAGAGAGGAACGAGGGAGAGGGGACGAGGCCATGGCGGTGCTTGGGGAAGGAGACGCTGGGGCGCGTGCGGGGATCGGGAGGAGAGGTGGGAGTCGCTAGGGCAGGGGTCCgatggccttgggccggctggtTGGGCCTCCCTctatcttcctcttttttttgtctctcttttaaaaaaaatcagaaaacaacACAATAGAAAAaaaaggtttttaacaaaataaaaaaatgccttttttTACTCCTTTAAAATACACCCCAACTTTAAAATTAGTTTGAcattttttaaacgaataaaaaaactaaaacctttgaagaaataaataaacccttttcttacaaaagaataaaaatcaaaccccttttatttaaagacTAAAATAAAGgttctttaaaagagaaaagaaaatgagacggttttaaaataaaacacaaggagaaataaaataaaaacccaagggttgccccacatttaataaaaggattttaatagaagacgaacttttaaaagggggttaaacggaaactttagcaaaccacagaaacaaataaaagaggagaggaggggagaaggtttacgtcctcggtgcaacagggtttgaagcggctctcacgcacccactctcatcacgccaataaaacaacgccactcacaaggcactaacacccaacaacacggcaacaagcaacaccgacaaaacacaggtgacatgatgccatgcatgatgcgacgatgcaaactaaatgacgatgcaacaagtaaaaatacccacacgacggaaacagaaaggaaaatgggaatcttctggaacgtcggtctcgggctgtcacaaccctCCTATACACTACATGGATATGCGCTTTTGTGTAAGTTGTCATAATTCTTTGTTCAGTGCCATTAGTATCAACATGgtgaaataataattatttttgtacCCAGTCCATTATGCTAGAGTCAACACGAGGTCAAAAGTTTTGCGAGAAGGAAACTATTCAGGCGTTGGGATCATTGTTTGATGGCTGGCATGGGATGGACAACAACATCTCATCGTGCAACATGGTAACTATTGTATTTTGCCTATTATTGTCATGGCTTATTGTTGCTCCTAATTGCTACCATCTGTAGATTTATCTTTCGTATGCATACATCGGCCTATACATCTTGTACGTCATCGACAAAGAGGCACGTCGTGTATGCATTTTGGACCCTATTCATACATCATAGTGATCAGAGAATAAAATTTTGAGGCATGTAGTAAAGTTAAAAAGTTTTGCGAGAGAATTCAAAGATGCACTCGAAATAAAGCAACCCGACTGGAATTCCGATATATCTAAATGGCAACGTTTATTTCCGTCTGGTATTCGAACGACCACAGACATGTAATGAATTAATAGTATAaacatttatttatgttatcactTTATTTTATATAGTATTGATTTAGGAAATTGCAGGGATGTGTCTGGCTATTTTGTTTTTCATTTTATGCTCTCGTGGCACGGTAAAGAATTGAATTTTAGCGGGACAGATCTCGCTAACGTGTCTCACCAAATTTTGCGGGACGCGTTTGCGGGATCTATTCCGCCGGAGCGCTCGCCACATCGTAAATTTGTGAATAACTTCAAACAAATTGCACATTTTAACAACGTCGAATGAAATCTTGATATATAATCAACATAGGAATATATAAATGATCTATTAAGCAACCCACAATACAATAATAGTCGTTGGATCGAATCGGATCCACAAGCGAGGAGCCCGCGTACCGAGCTCACGGTGGGATCAATGGTGGCGGTGACGGGAACAAATGGTCACCCCAACCGCCGTGGAATGGGTGTGGCGCCGGGTGGCGGAGCTTTTTAGAGGCGCGAGGCAGTCGATGGTATCACCAAGGGGCGGGGAtgtgcggcagcggcagcggcgggAGTGCAAGCGGGAAACTGAAACTGGGGGAAATGGTTCACACCAATGAAAAGGGGATCCGGCAAAGATCGGGCATATTCCGGCACATACGGAGGAAATGGGTTCACGGTTATGGGATTGCACTAATTTTGTTTTGGGAATGCACAATTTATGGGATCTAGTCGGGTCGGGGATATGGGATGGATCGTGTAAACCGACGATTATTTTAGCGGACTGCAcaatctgctagagatgctctaagaagcTATTTGTGGGGCTAAATTATAAggaactagagatgctcttagtcaGCCAGAAGAAACGAAATAAATTTCCAAAAGAACACAAATTATAAATATTTTATTTTGAGGAGTACACAAACTGTAAACAAATGAAGAATAAAAAACAAGCATGTGAGGCCGGATGAGCAGTAACGGCCGATACAaacacaacaaagacgacaaaggATTGCCtaaaaaaatgaagaagaagagaaaggagaAATGCACAAGTGGCTCGAGCCCACGATGCGACTTGAACACGAGTCTTCATACTTCCTCGAATATAGCGGCCACCAAATCAAGCGAGACTTTGCTAAATCTCACTCAGCTGAGATTTATCAAAAGTGATTATGTATGTATGTGTAACCTGATAGAGGAATTAGTAGCGGGCACGCGGGACAAATGGAGCTGACGGCGCTTTGTCCATAACCCTCTGCAGCTTGGCCTTGGCGCTGCTGCTGGTCTCGGTGAGGGCCAACACCTCCATCCGGTACCTTGCCGTGCAGTCTCGTGGGAGGTAGATGCCGACGAACGTCTCGTCCTCGCCACCTTCGTTTTTGCCTCGGATGAAGAAGGTGGCGCCGCCCCGAAAGTCTCGGTGGGAGTCCGTGGTGACGCCTGAATACACGGGCTTTCCCCACCCGAACTCGGCCTCGTCGAACCCGGCATGGCTGAGGTCCGACACGCCGAACGTGCGCTTCCTCGCGATCACAGGACGGCCCTCCAGCACCATCAGTTCCGCCACCGACCGCATGTACTCGTACGTCACCGTCGCCTTGGCCGCCCTGATCAGCCCCACCGCGTAGCCGAGCTCGCGGCCGCATAGCTCCCCGGCAGCGCAGCGCGCAACCGTGAAGGCGAACGCGTTGCCGTAGTATCCGGCGGGGACCTCGCGGCCGAACACGTCCATGCGCCGGCCGCGCGCGTTCACGGCCATCATCAGCCGCACCTCGTCCCCGGGCGCGTAGCCGAGCGCCGCCGTGCGGCTCCGCCACACGCAGGCCGCCACCAGGTCGAACTGAGACGCCGGTGCCGCGCCCGGCGCGAGCTGCCTGCGCAGCGCGGCGATGGCCCCGGGCCCGAAGGAGAACTGGACGCGCGCCATGTCGCGCGATGGCGTGGATGCGATCGGGTCGCCGTTGCACCCGTCTGCAGGCTCCCGGTACTCGTCGTGGGGGAAGCTCGGGAGCGGCGGCTGCCGCGCGTTGAAAATCTCCCTGTCCCAAACGGGCGGCACGGACGGCGCGCTGGCGCCGCGGGCGAGCTCGCCGACTGCCTTCCAGAACTGCGCCAAGCCGGCGGCGTCGCTGATGCAGTGGGCACTCTGGTGGCACACGGTGAAGCTTCCGCATTTGAGCCGTGTGACCTGGACGTACATCAGGGGCTGGTCAACGATTGCAGCCAGCACTAGCGGCACGCCGGAGGGGGGCGCCCTGCAGACGTGGTGGTCGTAGACGAACTCCTCGGAGCGCGGGAACGGCGGGTACCGCACGTCGCCGAGATCATCGATGACGATGTCCGCGTCGGCCTCCACGAACATGACACCCTGCCCGGCGCAGTCCACCGCCAGCTTCCGGCCGGCCTCCTCGCGCAGCCGACCGGCCAGCGGGTAGTAGTGCACCAGCGCCTCCGCCAGCGCAGCGCGCACGGTCACCGCCGGGTCGATGAGTCCCTTGGATGGGTTGCCTCGGTAGAGGTGGATCACGGTGCTGTAGAACCACATTACTGCCTGGTTGTCAATGTCCGACAGCGGCTTGCTCTCCCGTGGCGTCGCCCGCGCCGGCGCTAACAACGATGGCGTGCCCCGCCGGACCTTCAACTCATCTAGCACCATCCTAGCCGTCAATTTTTTTCCTACCAATGTAGGGTTATCGATCGTCCGTGTTGACACCCATTGCGGTAGCTCTATTTATACAGCAGCAGCGGCATCAGCTCCCTCTTAATCATCTCCGTTCTTTTCCTTACGTCCATCTAATTTTACCCTTTCGCCATTTTCAATTGATGATATTCGTCATTTTCTTGAATTTTatttacatacatacatatatagctcgttcaaaaaaaatatatttaaacggAAGGAGCCACTGGGTAGAGCTAGCAGGCGTGGATGCATATAAAGTGTAGGTTATACGTGGGTAGATACGAGTCTACGCGACGATGTTGAGCACCGAGGAGCGCATCGGATGCGAGGAATCACACTGAACCGGACCGAATGGAAAAATCGTCTCGAAAGAAACCATCAAAGTCGCACCCCACATATGTACTGCACACACAAAAACGTCGTTGCCGAGTATTTTCGCGAGTGTAAATTGATCAGGAGCTCGCCATATAGTCTCTACGCCAAGTATAAGGCGATTTGTTTGGTTGCGTGCATTACGTTATCACACTTTAGGGGCCATCTTAGCGTATATTGTTTGGTTG includes:
- the LOC123447238 gene encoding benzyl alcohol O-benzoyltransferase-like codes for the protein MVLDELKVRRGTPSLLAPARATPRESKPLSDIDNQAVMWFYSTVIHLYRGNPSKGLIDPAVTVRAALAEALVHYYPLAGRLREEAGRKLAVDCAGQGVMFVEADADIVIDDLGDVRYPPFPRSEEFVYDHHVCRAPPSGVPLVLAAIVDQPLMYVQVTRLKCGSFTVCHQSAHCISDAAGLAQFWKAVGELARGASAPSVPPVWDREIFNARQPPLPSFPHDEYREPADGCNGDPIASTPSRDMARVQFSFGPGAIAALRRQLAPGAAPASQFDLVAACVWRSRTAALGYAPGDEVRLMMAVNARGRRMDVFGREVPAGYYGNAFAFTVARCAAGELCGRELGYAVGLIRAAKATVTYEYMRSVAELMVLEGRPVIARKRTFGVSDLSHAGFDEAEFGWGKPVYSGVTTDSHRDFRGGATFFIRGKNEGGEDETFVGIYLPRDCTARYRMEVLALTETSSSAKAKLQRVMDKAPSAPFVPRARY